One genomic segment of Paenibacillus durus includes these proteins:
- a CDS encoding ABC transporter permease: MNKMGTIIGFTFKNKVRTKSFLITTLILVLLLSIGMNIPYFIKVFKGEDGSGSAQSPGVHIAVIAENGSRAAQLLQTYAQQSGTGATVVPYASENDPSLKQALSDGKVDGYLTLTEQKGTGLGSVVYHSKDDSSEEQSFLQSALQQVNAQLIAGDRLTPQQIAAMNAPVQLGTEKISADGESAEGKSHSLINYVIVYVLLILFFMSIMMTGNMIAAEVTSEKSSRIMEILITSASPLAQMFGKVIGIFLVGLLQIAIIAAAIAANLMLPHNSGVLQDFNLDLGQLSVSLLVFGIILYILGYFLYALMYAAVGSIVSRTEDLGQAVMPIMMLGFVNFYVPLFSISNANTMLVKVTSYVPFTSPLSMLLRIGVGDVAVWEIILSLLILLATIFGMGWLAAKIYRTGVLMYGKRPSIKELRKAMKAYKI, from the coding sequence ATGAATAAGATGGGAACGATTATCGGATTTACGTTCAAGAACAAGGTAAGAACGAAATCATTTCTTATAACAACGCTGATTTTGGTTCTGCTGCTCAGCATCGGAATGAATATCCCTTATTTTATCAAAGTGTTCAAGGGCGAGGATGGAAGCGGCAGCGCTCAAAGCCCGGGCGTTCACATTGCGGTCATCGCGGAGAATGGCAGCCGCGCGGCACAGCTTCTGCAGACTTACGCGCAGCAGTCGGGAACGGGAGCGACGGTCGTTCCGTACGCTTCGGAGAATGACCCCAGTCTGAAGCAGGCTTTGTCGGACGGTAAGGTGGATGGATATCTTACCTTAACGGAGCAGAAAGGTACGGGGCTCGGTTCGGTCGTCTACCATTCCAAGGACGACAGTTCAGAGGAGCAGAGCTTTCTCCAGTCCGCTCTCCAGCAGGTTAACGCGCAGCTGATCGCTGGCGACCGGCTGACGCCGCAGCAGATTGCGGCCATGAATGCGCCGGTGCAGCTTGGCACAGAGAAGATCAGCGCCGACGGGGAATCGGCTGAAGGCAAATCCCATTCGTTAATCAATTATGTTATTGTCTACGTTCTGCTTATTCTGTTCTTTATGTCGATTATGATGACCGGCAATATGATCGCGGCCGAAGTCACTTCGGAGAAGAGCTCGCGCATCATGGAGATCCTGATTACAAGCGCCTCGCCGCTGGCGCAAATGTTCGGCAAGGTGATCGGCATCTTCCTGGTCGGTCTGCTTCAGATCGCCATTATCGCGGCCGCCATCGCAGCTAACCTGATGCTGCCGCATAATTCGGGCGTTCTGCAGGATTTCAATCTCGACCTGGGACAGCTCAGCGTCAGCCTGCTGGTGTTCGGAATCATTCTTTATATTCTCGGCTACTTCCTGTACGCCCTGATGTACGCCGCCGTCGGCTCCATCGTCAGCCGCACCGAGGATCTCGGGCAGGCCGTAATGCCGATCATGATGCTCGGCTTCGTGAACTTCTACGTACCCCTGTTCAGCATCTCAAACGCGAACACGATGCTGGTCAAGGTTACGAGCTATGTACCGTTCACCTCGCCCCTTAGCATGCTTCTGCGAATCGGTGTCGGCGACGTCGCCGTCTGGGAAATTATCCTGTCGCTGCTGATTCTGCTGGCCACAATCTTCGGCATGGGCTGGCTGGCCGCGAAGATCTACCGCACCGGCGTGCTGATGTACGGCAAGCGGCCGAGCATCAAGGAGCTGCGCAAGGCGATGAAGGCTTATAAGATTTAA
- a CDS encoding ABC transporter ATP-binding protein: protein MEALKLEGVVKQYGDKTAVNGITLGVEPGEIYGLLGANGAGKTTTMRMVLGLIYPDGGNIRYNGKPFSSELQSIMGYLPEERGLYPKVKVSEQIIYLARLRGMSASDADKSLRYWLDRFEVPEYYNKKIEELSKGNQQKMGFIAAVVHKPQILILDEAFSGLDPVNVELLKDTVRDLRDQGTSILFSTHRMEHVEELCRHITILDRSNTVVQGDIREIKKGYPREEVLLRTPGEVTGLDRISGVTAVEQQERGYLVRISEIGAAQRILRQAMEQGEVEHFELKEPTLNQIFIRVVGESHE from the coding sequence ATGGAAGCACTAAAGCTGGAAGGTGTTGTGAAGCAGTACGGAGACAAAACGGCGGTGAATGGAATTACCCTAGGTGTCGAGCCGGGGGAGATCTACGGTTTGCTGGGGGCCAACGGCGCGGGCAAGACGACGACGATGCGCATGGTGCTTGGCCTGATTTATCCTGACGGAGGGAATATCCGGTATAACGGCAAGCCGTTCAGCAGCGAGCTTCAGTCCATCATGGGCTACCTCCCCGAAGAGCGGGGACTGTATCCCAAAGTGAAAGTCAGCGAACAGATTATCTACCTTGCGCGACTTCGCGGCATGTCCGCTAGCGATGCCGACAAGAGCCTGCGTTACTGGCTGGACCGCTTCGAGGTGCCGGAGTACTATAACAAAAAAATTGAGGAGCTATCCAAAGGCAATCAGCAAAAAATGGGGTTTATTGCAGCCGTTGTACATAAGCCGCAGATTCTGATTCTTGACGAAGCCTTCAGCGGCCTTGATCCGGTCAACGTCGAGCTGCTTAAAGATACGGTCAGGGATCTTCGCGACCAGGGAACGAGCATCTTGTTCTCTACGCACCGGATGGAGCATGTTGAGGAGCTGTGCCGCCATATTACGATTTTGGACCGTTCCAATACGGTCGTTCAAGGCGATATCCGCGAGATCAAGAAAGGCTATCCGCGGGAAGAGGTGCTGCTGCGCACCCCGGGTGAAGTGACCGGGCTTGACCGCATTTCCGGCGTGACCGCCGTGGAGCAGCAGGAGAGAGGATATCTCGTTCGGATATCCGAAATCGGCGCGGCTCAGCGCATTTTGCGGCAAGCGATGGAGCAGGGCGAAGTGGAGCATTTTGAACTTAAGGAACCGACGTTAAACCAAATCTTTATCAGAGTGGTGGGTGAATCTCATGAATAA